A stretch of the Panthera uncia isolate 11264 chromosome D1, Puncia_PCG_1.0, whole genome shotgun sequence genome encodes the following:
- the LOC125928576 gene encoding olfactory receptor 151 isoform X2: MAAENHSTVTEFILRGLTDRPELQLPLFLLFLGIYLVTIIGNLGMFTLICLNAQPHTPMYYFLSNLSLVDLCYSSVITPKMLVNFVSEKNIISYAGCMSQLYFFVVFVVAESYMLTVMAYDRYVAICSPLLYHVIMSPQVCSLLVSVVYATGFIGATVDTGLMLKLSYCELLISHYFCDIVPLMKLSCSSTYHIEMTVFFLAGFNITVTSLTVLVSYVFILSSILHISTTQGRSKAFSTCSSHLAAVGMFYGSTAFMYLKPSTASSVAKENVASVFYTTVIPMLNPLIYSLRNKEVKAAVQKTLRRKLQMQMPCRKH, from the coding sequence ATGGCTGCCGAAAATCACTCTACAGTGACCGAGTTTATTCTCAGGGGATTGACAGATCGGCCAGAGCTCCagctccccctcttcctcctcttccttgggATCTACTTGGTCACCATCATAGGGAACCTGGGCATGTTCACGCTGATTTGTCTGAATGCTCAGCCTCACACCCCCATGTACTACTTCCTCAGCAATCTGTCCCTTGTGGATCTCTGCTACTCCTCTGTCATTACCCCGAAAATGCTGGTGAACTTTGTGTCAGAGAAGAACATCATCTCCTACGCGGGGTGCATGTCACAGCTCTACTTCTTCGTTGTGTTTGTCGTTGCAGAGAGTTACATGCTGACagtgatggcctatgaccgctatgtcGCCATCTGCAGCCCGTTGCTCTACCATGTCATCATGTCTCCTCAAGTGTGTTCCCTGCTGGTGTCTGTGGTCTATGCCACGGGATTTATTGGTGCAACAGTAGACACTGGCCTGATGTTAAAACTGTCCTACTGTGAGCTCCTCATCAGCCATTACTTCTGTGACATCGTGCCCCTCATGAAGCTCTCCTGCTCTAGCACCTATCATATTGAGATGACAGTGTTCTTTTTGGCTGGATTCAACATCACAGTCACCAGCTTAACAGTCCTTGTTTCCTACGTCttcatcctctccagcatcctcCACATCAGCACCACACAGGGGAGGTCCAAAGCCTTCAGCACCTGCAGCTCTCACCTTGCAGCTGTGGGAATGTTCTATGGATCTACAGCGTTCATGTACTTAAAACCCTCCACGGCCAGTTCTGTGGCCAAGGAGAACGTGGCCTCCGTGTTCTACACCACGGTGATCCCCATGCTGAACCCCCTGATCTACAGCTTGAGGAATAAGGAGGTAAAGGCTGCCGTGCAGAAAACACTGAGGAGAAAACTTCAGATGCAAATGCCATGTAGAAAGCACTGA
- the LOC125928576 gene encoding olfactory receptor 151 isoform X1 — protein sequence MPVLGMAAENHSTVTEFILRGLTDRPELQLPLFLLFLGIYLVTIIGNLGMFTLICLNAQPHTPMYYFLSNLSLVDLCYSSVITPKMLVNFVSEKNIISYAGCMSQLYFFVVFVVAESYMLTVMAYDRYVAICSPLLYHVIMSPQVCSLLVSVVYATGFIGATVDTGLMLKLSYCELLISHYFCDIVPLMKLSCSSTYHIEMTVFFLAGFNITVTSLTVLVSYVFILSSILHISTTQGRSKAFSTCSSHLAAVGMFYGSTAFMYLKPSTASSVAKENVASVFYTTVIPMLNPLIYSLRNKEVKAAVQKTLRRKLQMQMPCRKH from the exons atgccggTGTT GGGAATGGCTGCCGAAAATCACTCTACAGTGACCGAGTTTATTCTCAGGGGATTGACAGATCGGCCAGAGCTCCagctccccctcttcctcctcttccttgggATCTACTTGGTCACCATCATAGGGAACCTGGGCATGTTCACGCTGATTTGTCTGAATGCTCAGCCTCACACCCCCATGTACTACTTCCTCAGCAATCTGTCCCTTGTGGATCTCTGCTACTCCTCTGTCATTACCCCGAAAATGCTGGTGAACTTTGTGTCAGAGAAGAACATCATCTCCTACGCGGGGTGCATGTCACAGCTCTACTTCTTCGTTGTGTTTGTCGTTGCAGAGAGTTACATGCTGACagtgatggcctatgaccgctatgtcGCCATCTGCAGCCCGTTGCTCTACCATGTCATCATGTCTCCTCAAGTGTGTTCCCTGCTGGTGTCTGTGGTCTATGCCACGGGATTTATTGGTGCAACAGTAGACACTGGCCTGATGTTAAAACTGTCCTACTGTGAGCTCCTCATCAGCCATTACTTCTGTGACATCGTGCCCCTCATGAAGCTCTCCTGCTCTAGCACCTATCATATTGAGATGACAGTGTTCTTTTTGGCTGGATTCAACATCACAGTCACCAGCTTAACAGTCCTTGTTTCCTACGTCttcatcctctccagcatcctcCACATCAGCACCACACAGGGGAGGTCCAAAGCCTTCAGCACCTGCAGCTCTCACCTTGCAGCTGTGGGAATGTTCTATGGATCTACAGCGTTCATGTACTTAAAACCCTCCACGGCCAGTTCTGTGGCCAAGGAGAACGTGGCCTCCGTGTTCTACACCACGGTGATCCCCATGCTGAACCCCCTGATCTACAGCTTGAGGAATAAGGAGGTAAAGGCTGCCGTGCAGAAAACACTGAGGAGAAAACTTCAGATGCAAATGCCATGTAGAAAGCACTGA